One Punica granatum isolate Tunisia-2019 chromosome 3, ASM765513v2, whole genome shotgun sequence genomic window carries:
- the LOC116200279 gene encoding seipin-2-like encodes MDSSKPNSEEGGPFYDASDDFPFYDCVDFDQPEQRSPAPSATLRRRRPSRDSKHNEGGHLTRLSSDLDRPGSARAAATPSGDEKNESSMTKTANSELVLDTLESASSVRAGTPDVQTNGGSVITEADGEPVGESFDSMRAPGDAEVLSSSMLISLVELMIKAIGFQINLIVSMVTFPFCCLYTFVMFIMDPFSTMRRGRNYIIGKLLNLWNLIWECASPFLYQWLKEHDSVWKLMLRFGWGLFWAIYVCSILFGLLVTATLISGFIMRYLVKEPLRIEDKLNFDYTKHHPVAYVPLVSCAGIDCGAEYKKLAQISGSQQPRFILPNNKLEATITLALPESEYNKNLGIFQIRVDFLSSTGETLASSSRPCMLLFKSEPIRLMLTMLKIAPLIAGYISESQTIKVKFQGFVEGNVPTSCLRVLVEQRAEFHPGAGIPEIYDAKLILESELSLLKRLLWSWRKTVFVWTVMLFFTVQLLFALICCRPVILPRTKWRNGLSGNNAT; translated from the exons ATGGACTCCTCGAAGCCTAACAGCGAAGAAGGCGGTCCGTTCTATGACGCCAGCGACGACTTCCCTTTCTACGATTGCGTCGATTTCGACCAGCCGGAGCAGCGGTCTCCAGCTCCCTCTGCAACTCTGCGGAGGCGGAGGCCATCTCGTGATTCGAAGCACAATGAGGGTGGTCACCTCACTAGGCTGAGCTCAGATCTGGACCGACCCGGCTCGGCCCGAGCTGCCGCCACCCCGAGCGGCGATGAGAAGAATGAATCTTCAATGACGAAAACTGCTAATAGCGAGCTAGTCCTTGATACGCTGGAATCTGCCAGCTCAGTCCGAGCCGGCACTCCGGATGTGCAGACGAATGGAGGCTCTGTGATTACTGAGGCGGACGGTGAGCCGGTCGGTGAGTCGTTCGACTCGATGAGGGCGCCTGGCGACGCTGAAGTTCTGTCGTCGAGTATGCTTATCTCTCTGGTTGAGCTTATGATTAAAGCCATAGGGTTTCAAATTAATCTCATAGTTAGCATGGTAACTTTCCCTTTCTGCTGTTTATACACATTTGTTATGTTCATCATGGATCCCTTTTCGACTATGAGGCGAGGCCGAAATTATATAATTGGAAAGCTGTTAAATTTGTGGAACCTGATATGGGAGTGTGCGAGCCCCTTCCTGTATCAATGGCTGAAGGAGCACGACTCAGTGTGGAAGCTTATGTTGAGATTTGGGTGGGGACTATTTTGGGCAATATATGTATGCTCCATTTTGTTCGGCTTACTGGTCACTGCAACTCTGATTAGTGGATTTATAATGAGGTATTTGGTCAAGGAGCCATTACGGATAGAGGAcaagttgaattttgattacACCAAACACCATCCTGTTGCTTATGTGCCATTGGTTTCTTGTGCCGGCATCGATTGTGGGGCGGAGTATAAGAAATTGGCTCAAATTAGTGGCAGTCAGCAACCGCGATTCATTCTGCCTAATAACAAGCTTGAGGCCACCATAACCTTGGCATTGCCTGAGTCGGAGTATAACAAAAATCTTGGGATCTTTCAG ATCAGAGTAGATTTCCTGTCTTCCACTGGTGAAACACTTGCAAGTTCAAGCCGTCCGTGCATGTTACTCTTCAAAAGCGAGCCTATACGTCTTATGTTGACGATGCTCAAGATTGCTCCTCTAATTGCTGGATACATATCAGAGTCGCAGACCATTAAGGTAAAGTTCCAGGGCTTTGTTGAAGGCAACGTGCCTACCTCCTGCTTAAGGGTGCTGGTAGAGCAACGAGCAGAATTCCATCCCGGAGCAGGAATCCCAGAAATCTATGACGCAAAGCTTATCCTAGAGTCTGAACTTTCTTTACTGAAAAGGCTCCTTTGGTCTTGGAGGAAAACCGTCTTTGTTTGGACGGTGATGTTGTTTTTTACAGTGCAGTTGTTGTTTGCTCTTATTTGTTGCCGACCAGTTATTCTTCCTAGAACAAAATGGAGGAATGGATTGTCGGGGAACAATGCTACTTGA